In Gammaproteobacteria bacterium, one DNA window encodes the following:
- the gltA gene encoding citrate (Si)-synthase → MAQNGTATLNLNNGSAPIELPVLSGTMGPDVIDIRKLHAQSGMFTYDPGFVSTASNSSTITFIDGDKGILLYRGYPIEQLALHCDFIDVCYLLLHGELPAPEQKKTFDAAIKNHSMLHEQLVRFYSGFRRDAHPMAVMVGVVGALSAFYHDSLNISDPAHREQSAFRLIAKLPTITAMAYKYNIGQPYVYPQNSLSYAENFLHMMFSVPTDKYEANPVIVRALDRILILHADHEQNASTSTVRLAGSSGANPFACISAGISCLWGPAHGGANEACLHMLEEIGDVSRIDEFIRRAKDKESNYRLMGFGHRVYKNMDPRAKLMRETCHEVLNELGLQNDRLFKLALQLEKIALEDEYFISRKLYPNVDFYSGIVQRALGIPTSMFTAIFAMARTVGWVAQWSEMVSDPDHKIGRPRQLYTGTTMRDVPDSYRKK, encoded by the coding sequence ATGGCACAAAATGGCACAGCGACGCTGAATCTGAACAATGGCAGTGCGCCTATCGAGCTACCGGTTTTATCGGGAACCATGGGTCCGGATGTCATCGATATTCGTAAGCTGCATGCACAAAGCGGTATGTTTACTTACGATCCCGGGTTTGTGTCGACGGCCAGCAATAGTTCTACGATCACCTTCATTGATGGCGACAAAGGGATTCTGCTGTATCGCGGCTATCCGATCGAGCAACTGGCGCTGCATTGCGATTTCATTGATGTGTGCTACTTATTGCTGCACGGCGAATTGCCCGCACCCGAACAGAAAAAAACCTTCGACGCCGCGATTAAAAACCACTCGATGCTGCACGAGCAGCTGGTGCGTTTTTACAGCGGTTTCCGCCGCGATGCGCATCCGATGGCGGTGATGGTTGGCGTGGTCGGTGCGTTGTCGGCGTTTTACCATGATTCGTTGAATATTTCAGATCCGGCGCACCGCGAACAGTCGGCATTCCGTTTGATCGCGAAATTACCGACGATTACTGCCATGGCGTATAAATACAACATCGGTCAACCCTATGTTTATCCGCAAAACAGCCTGAGTTATGCGGAAAATTTCCTACACATGATGTTTTCCGTGCCGACCGATAAATACGAAGCCAATCCGGTGATCGTGCGCGCTTTGGATCGTATCCTGATTCTGCACGCCGATCATGAGCAGAATGCATCCACCTCGACGGTGCGTTTGGCGGGATCCAGCGGCGCCAATCCGTTTGCCTGCATCTCCGCCGGTATCTCCTGCTTGTGGGGGCCTGCGCACGGCGGCGCGAACGAAGCGTGCCTGCACATGCTGGAAGAAATCGGCGATGTGTCGCGCATCGATGAATTCATCCGGCGCGCCAAGGATAAAGAGAGTAATTACCGGCTCATGGGCTTCGGCCACCGGGTGTATAAGAATATGGATCCGCGCGCGAAACTGATGCGCGAAACCTGTCATGAAGTGCTGAACGAACTGGGATTGCAGAATGACCGGCTGTTCAAGCTGGCGCTGCAACTGGAAAAAATTGCACTGGAAGACGAGTACTTCATTTCGCGCAAACTTTATCCCAACGTCGATTTTTATTCCGGCATCGTGCAACGCGCATTGGGCATACCGACCAGCATGTTTACCGCGATTTTCGCCATGGCGCGCACGGTCGGTTGGGTGGCACAATGGAGCGAGATGGTATCCGATCCCGATCATAAAATCGGTCGTCCGCGCCAGTTGTACACCGGTACGACGATGCGCGACGTACCCGATTCGTATCGCAAGAAATAG
- the odhB gene encoding 2-oxoglutarate dehydrogenase complex dihydrolipoyllysine-residue succinyltransferase — MLIEVKVPALSESVAEATLISWHKKAGEYVNRSENLIDIETDKVVLELPAPNAGVLAKVLKGDGATVVSGEVIAMIETEASASTATPEAQAPAAGQQTQAPAAASAEKSGTEAVDTAIPMLMPAARKLAEENNLKTTETSAIKGTGLGGRITKEDVQAYMDSRTAAVAKAGTGSSAGGIVTGGRTERRVAMSRLRQRIAERLVQSQSTAAILTTFNEVNMQAIIDLRARYKTEFEKEHGVKLGFMSFFVKAAVAALKKYPIVNASVEGNEIVYHDYYDIGIAVGSPRGLVVPVIRDADKLSTVEIELQIADFAKRAQDGKLSIEELSGGTFSITNGGVFGSMLSTPIINPPQSAILGIHATKERAVVENGQIVIRPMNYLALSYDHRIIDGREAVLSLVAMKEALEYPMSPLLEK; from the coding sequence ATGCTGATTGAAGTCAAAGTTCCTGCATTATCCGAGTCGGTAGCCGAGGCTACCTTGATTTCCTGGCATAAAAAAGCAGGAGAGTATGTCAACCGGTCGGAAAATCTGATCGACATCGAAACCGACAAAGTCGTATTGGAATTGCCGGCGCCGAACGCCGGCGTGCTGGCCAAAGTGCTGAAAGGCGATGGCGCTACCGTGGTCAGCGGCGAAGTGATTGCGATGATCGAAACGGAAGCGTCCGCGTCTACCGCAACACCGGAAGCTCAAGCGCCGGCCGCCGGTCAACAAACGCAAGCACCTGCTGCGGCCAGTGCTGAAAAATCAGGTACCGAAGCCGTCGATACCGCAATTCCGATGCTGATGCCGGCAGCGCGCAAACTAGCGGAAGAAAACAACTTGAAAACCACGGAAACCTCGGCGATCAAGGGTACCGGTCTCGGCGGTCGCATCACCAAGGAAGACGTGCAAGCGTACATGGATAGCAGAACCGCAGCGGTTGCGAAAGCCGGAACCGGCAGTAGCGCCGGAGGCATTGTAACGGGCGGGCGCACCGAACGGCGTGTCGCCATGTCGCGGCTGCGTCAGCGCATTGCCGAACGTCTGGTGCAATCGCAATCGACCGCAGCAATTCTGACGACGTTCAACGAAGTTAATATGCAAGCGATCATTGACTTGCGCGCGCGCTACAAAACAGAGTTCGAGAAAGAACACGGCGTCAAGCTCGGCTTCATGTCGTTTTTCGTCAAGGCGGCTGTCGCCGCGTTGAAAAAATATCCGATCGTCAACGCCTCGGTGGAAGGCAATGAGATCGTTTATCACGATTACTATGATATCGGCATCGCCGTCGGCAGTCCGCGCGGACTGGTCGTGCCGGTCATCCGTGATGCCGACAAACTGTCGACGGTGGAAATCGAGCTGCAAATCGCCGATTTCGCCAAGCGTGCGCAAGACGGCAAACTGAGTATCGAAGAACTGAGCGGCGGCACATTCTCGATCACCAACGGCGGCGTGTTCGGCTCAATGCTGTCAACGCCGATCATCAACCCGCCGCAAAGCGCCATTCTCGGCATTCATGCCACCAAGGAACGCGCGGTGGTCGAAAACGGCCAGATCGTCATCCGGCCGATGAATTATCTGGCGTTATCCTACGATCACCGCATCATCGACGGCCGCGAAGCGGTGTTGTCGCTGGTCGCGATGAAGGAGGCGCTGGAGTATCCGATGAGTCCGTTGCTGGAAAAGTAA
- a CDS encoding succinate dehydrogenase assembly factor 2 — protein sequence MKEFERARWRCRRGLLELDIVLQRFMDQYYVQLDQQGLEQFERLLSLPDNDLWDLISERKTLDDRSLQTVLELLKKS from the coding sequence ATGAAGGAATTCGAACGTGCGCGCTGGCGCTGCCGGCGCGGTTTGCTCGAATTGGATATCGTGTTGCAGCGTTTCATGGATCAATATTACGTGCAATTGGATCAGCAGGGGCTGGAACAATTTGAACGATTGCTGTCGTTGCCAGATAATGATTTGTGGGATTTGATCTCGGAAAGAAAAACTCTTGACGATCGCAGCTTGCAAACGGTACTGGAATTGCTGAAAAAGAGTTAG
- a CDS encoding 2-oxoglutarate dehydrogenase E1 component, which translates to MNKPLLDDTLLSGANAAFIEAVYDEYLHNPNSVALAWREYFDRLAKQPEAVPIKQGQIPAGETPAAAGVKPAAIEAQTALSEVVGVDTDERKQVAVLQLINMHRYLGLNQAKLDPLGLKQHADVAELNPAHFGFTEADMDKVFNTGSLVGPEHASLREILQILRETYCGSIGAEYMYISSVEQKRWIQARLEGQRSNPDYSADYKRHILERLTAAEGLEKYLHTRYVGQKRFSGEGNESLIPLLDCLIHRAGKAGVQQIVMGMAHRARLNVLVNTLGKMPADLFREFEGTQPEALPSGDVKYHQGFSSTIRTADGIVRLALAFNPSHLEIVNPVVEGSVRARQHLLNDKLGDRVLPVLIHGDAAFAGQGVVMETLNLSQTRGYGTGGTVHIIINNQIGFTTSDPRDSRSTLYCTDVAKMIEAPIFHVNGDDPEAVLMVAELAFDFRMRFHKDVVIDMVCFRRLGHNEQDEPMVTQPRMYQIINQHPGTRKKYADKLIAQQIIKPEDAEHLVQAYRDAMDEGDNPNKTVCYDYKSPYAINWEPFIGPLKWNKKVKTGVALQTLKQLALRLTDIPEGFKLHARVEKIIADRRLMGKGELPLDWGMAENLAYAALLKEGYPVRLSGQDSGRGTFFHRHAVLHDQVAADQNERIYVPLRHLYPEQPDFVVIDSMLSEEAVLGFEYGYATTQPNELVIWEAQFGDFANGAQVVIDQFIASGEAKWGRLCGLVMMLPHGYEGQGPEHSSARLERYLQLCADYNIQVCVPSTPAQMFHALRRQMIRPIRKPLIIMSPKSMLRLKESASSLDELAHGHFYPVIPEVEALDPQTIKRLIVCSGKIYYELLAYRNEQRIRDMAIIRLEQLYPFPHEEFQAEIDRFGNAKEVVWCQEEPGNQGAWHRIQHYLLRHMRADQVLAYALRASSASPAVGYTARHKLTQRELIVAAFREKI; encoded by the coding sequence ATGAACAAGCCGTTATTGGATGATACGCTATTGTCCGGCGCGAATGCCGCATTTATCGAGGCGGTTTATGACGAGTATCTGCATAATCCCAACTCGGTCGCGCTCGCCTGGCGTGAATATTTTGACCGGCTGGCGAAGCAGCCGGAAGCTGTTCCGATCAAGCAAGGCCAAATTCCAGCCGGTGAGACGCCTGCGGCTGCCGGCGTAAAACCTGCCGCGATAGAAGCGCAAACCGCATTGTCTGAAGTGGTTGGCGTGGATACCGACGAGCGTAAGCAAGTGGCCGTGTTGCAACTCATCAACATGCATCGCTATCTCGGTTTGAACCAAGCCAAGCTCGATCCGTTGGGATTGAAACAGCATGCGGATGTGGCGGAATTGAATCCGGCGCATTTCGGCTTTACCGAAGCGGATATGGATAAGGTGTTCAATACCGGTTCATTGGTCGGTCCGGAGCATGCGTCGTTGCGGGAAATATTGCAGATTCTGCGGGAAACTTACTGCGGTTCAATCGGCGCCGAATACATGTATATTTCCTCGGTGGAACAAAAACGCTGGATTCAGGCACGGCTGGAAGGTCAACGTTCGAACCCGGACTATTCTGCCGACTATAAACGCCATATTCTCGAACGCTTGACCGCAGCGGAAGGATTGGAAAAATATCTGCACACGCGCTATGTCGGGCAGAAACGTTTTTCCGGAGAAGGCAACGAAAGTTTGATTCCGCTGCTCGATTGCCTGATTCACCGCGCCGGAAAAGCCGGTGTGCAGCAAATTGTCATGGGCATGGCGCACCGCGCCCGGCTCAATGTGCTGGTAAATACGTTGGGGAAAATGCCTGCCGATTTGTTCCGCGAATTCGAAGGTACACAACCGGAGGCTTTGCCGTCCGGTGACGTGAAATATCACCAGGGATTTTCTTCCACGATCAGAACTGCCGACGGCATTGTGCGCTTGGCGCTGGCGTTCAATCCTTCGCACCTGGAAATCGTCAATCCGGTGGTCGAGGGGTCGGTGCGCGCGCGCCAGCATTTGCTGAACGACAAACTGGGCGACCGGGTATTGCCAGTGTTGATTCACGGCGACGCCGCTTTCGCCGGGCAGGGTGTGGTGATGGAAACGTTGAACCTGTCGCAAACTCGCGGTTACGGCACCGGCGGTACTGTGCATATCATCATCAACAACCAGATCGGATTCACCACGTCAGACCCGCGCGATAGCCGTTCGACGTTGTATTGCACCGATGTCGCCAAAATGATCGAAGCACCGATTTTTCATGTCAACGGCGACGATCCGGAAGCGGTGCTGATGGTCGCCGAATTGGCGTTCGATTTCCGCATGCGGTTTCACAAGGATGTCGTGATCGACATGGTGTGCTTCCGCCGTCTGGGTCACAATGAGCAGGATGAACCGATGGTGACGCAACCGCGGATGTATCAAATTATCAACCAGCATCCCGGTACGCGCAAAAAGTATGCGGATAAATTGATCGCGCAACAGATTATCAAACCGGAAGATGCGGAGCATTTGGTGCAAGCGTACCGCGATGCGATGGATGAGGGCGACAATCCGAATAAGACCGTTTGCTATGACTACAAGTCGCCGTACGCTATCAATTGGGAACCTTTTATCGGGCCGCTCAAATGGAATAAGAAAGTTAAAACCGGTGTCGCGCTGCAAACGTTGAAACAGCTGGCTTTGCGGTTGACGGATATTCCCGAGGGTTTCAAGCTGCATGCGCGCGTGGAAAAGATCATTGCCGATCGGCGTTTGATGGGAAAAGGGGAATTGCCGCTGGATTGGGGCATGGCGGAGAATCTGGCGTACGCAGCCCTGCTGAAGGAAGGTTATCCGGTCAGATTGTCCGGACAGGATTCGGGGCGCGGCACTTTCTTTCACCGCCATGCCGTGTTGCACGATCAGGTCGCGGCGGATCAGAACGAGCGTATTTATGTGCCGCTGCGCCATCTGTACCCCGAGCAGCCGGATTTTGTTGTCATTGATTCGATGCTGTCGGAAGAAGCCGTGCTGGGGTTTGAATACGGTTACGCCACCACGCAGCCGAACGAGTTGGTGATCTGGGAAGCGCAGTTCGGCGATTTCGCCAATGGTGCGCAGGTTGTGATCGACCAATTCATCGCCTCCGGCGAGGCCAAATGGGGGCGCTTGTGCGGTTTGGTGATGATGCTGCCGCACGGTTACGAAGGGCAGGGGCCGGAACATTCATCGGCGCGATTGGAACGCTATCTGCAATTGTGCGCGGATTACAACATCCAGGTGTGCGTGCCGTCGACACCGGCGCAAATGTTCCATGCACTGCGCCGCCAGATGATCCGTCCGATCCGCAAGCCGCTGATCATCATGAGTCCGAAAAGCATGTTGAGGCTCAAGGAGTCGGCATCGAGCCTGGACGAATTGGCGCACGGCCATTTCTATCCGGTCATTCCGGAAGTGGAGGCATTGGATCCGCAAACCATCAAGCGGTTGATCGTTTGCAGCGGAAAAATCTACTACGAACTGCTTGCTTACCGCAACGAACAGCGCATCCGCGATATGGCCATCATCCGTCTGGAGCAGCTTTATCCGTTCCCGCACGAGGAATTCCAGGCTGAAATCGACCGCTTCGGCAACGCCAAGGAAGTGGTGTGGTGTCAGGAAGAACCGGGCAATCAAGGCGCATGGCATCGCATCCAGCATTATCTGCTGCGCCATATGAGAGCGGATCAGGTGCTGGCGTATGCGCTGCGGGCGTCGTCGGCTTCTCCGGCGGTCGGTTACACGGCAAGACACAAATTGACGCAGAGAGAATTAATCGTCGCAGCATTCCGAGAAAAAATTTAG